A stretch of DNA from Desulfurella amilsii:
AGTTTTGATGTCATCTCCATAGAAAACAACTCAATAGAATGGGTAGAAAATGCTTTTACCTAAAGGACAATATTTAGTTAAAGACTTCATTGATGTAACTATTGAAGATACAAACACAAAAACATCCAATGATTTAGTGCTAGTATACAAAGACAAACAAACAATTCTTAGTCACAACCAGTTATTAAACTTAATAGATACAAAAGTAAACCTCGATATGCACTGTGTTGATGGCTGGAGTGTTTTAAACAACGAATTTGAAGGTATAAGTTTAGGCAAAATTATAAATATTATGGGCGTTTTAAACTTCGAGTATATAGGTTTAGAATCAAATGGAGGTTTTAAAAGCTTTATTTACAAAGATGACTGCACAGATAGCTTTTTATGTCTAAAATTAAACGGAAATGTTTTAAACAAACCTCGAGGCTTTCCAATACGTTTTATTGCTCCAAAACTCTACGCTTATAAATGGGTAAAATACTTAAAAAAATTAACATTTACAGATAAAAAACCTTACGGGTATTGGGAAAATAGAGGCTATAACGCAAGGGCAAGGGTAGATTTGCAAGAGCGCTTTGAAAAAGATTAATTTTAGATATTGTTAAGAATTTTGTGTAAATTTATCTTTAGCGTTATTTTTGTTTTACGCTCATTTAAACATAACTTAATCACACATTCTTTGCCCATTTAGGCTACGTCGAATAATATGCCAAATAATCGAAATTGCGCTCACAAATTACTTCATTGACTTTTTGAATCATCTAAAATATAATTCAGCTTGTGTGGGATTTATTTTTAGATTCGTTTAAAAAAAAACTAGACATTGACGATATAGAAACGATATCGCTCGTTGAAGCAAACAGCTTTAACAGCGAGCTTATATCGCTTACAATACCAAATGAAGAAGCGCGCCAACTGTTAAAAACTAAGTACCGTAAAGAATTTAAGGAAACAATAGAGCAAATATTTGACAAAATACCAAAAATTGAACTTATAATAAAAAAAGAGCTAAAATCAAACCTAAACCCAAGGTATCAATTTTCTAATTTCGTTGTTGGACCCAATAACCAGTTAACGTACGCAGCAAGCTATGCAGTATCGGAAAGCTTGGGTAAAGCCTATAACCCCTTGTTTATATACGGTGGCGTAGGGCTTGGCAAAACACATATCTTACATGCCATCGGAAACCATATAAAAGAAAAAAATCAGAAAAAAAAAGTTTTATATATATCCAGTGAAGAATTCACAAACGAGCTTATAAACTCCATCCAGTACAAAAAAATGACCCAGTTTCGAAATAAGTTTAGAGAACTTGATTGCTTACTTATAGACGATATTCAATTTATATCAAAAAAAGAACGCACAGAGGAAGAATTTTTTCACACATTTAACGCTTTATATGAAAACCAAAAACAAATAGTTATGACTTCAGATAAACCACCAAGTGAAATTAAAGAAATCGAAGATAGGTTGAAGTCACGGTTTAACTGGGGCTTAATCGTAGATATACAACCTCCGGAATTAGAAACACGTATGGCAATCATAAGAAAAAAAGCCGAAAATTATAATTTAAGCTTGTCGGATGATATAGTAGAATTCCTAGCTAAAAATTTTGAAACTAACGTTAGGGAAATTGAGGGAATAATTGTAAAAATCAATGCTTATGCTTCGCTATTTAAACAAACTATAAATATAGAGTTTGTAGAAACCATATTGCAAGACGTAATAGAAAGAAAACAAAATACACTTAACGTAGAAAACATACAAGAAGTAGTAGCAAAACACTTTAATATTACAAAAGATACGATGCTATCAGGAAAAAGGGATAAACATATAATCTTGCCAAGAGAAATAGCTATATTTTTATCAAGAAAGCTGACGCAGCACTCACTATCAGAAATAAAAATCAAATTTAATATGAAATCCCACGCCACAATCATCAATTCATGTTCAAAAATCGAAAAAGAAATAGAAAAATCTTCTCAACTTAAAGAAACTATAGAAAAAATTGAAAAAAACATAAAAAATGTTTAAAACATTTTCAAACATTGTCAAAAAATATCAAACTTACCCTACTAAGCAATTAAGCAAAGCGGCCTTTTCAACATTTCTAACAGACTTTTCAACAATCACACGTATAGTTTTTAATTATAAAAACAAACGAAAAGTAGATTTTAAACAAACAAACACCCTTTATTATTATTACTATAGTTTATTTATTATATTATTTAGAAGAACAAAAATTATCGACAAACTATGTATTTAGACAGTATATCAATATCGAACTTTAGAAATTACAAGTATTTTACAAAAACATTCAGTCCGCAAATAAACATAATAAAAGGAACTAACGCATCAGGAAAAACAAATCTGCTAGATTCTATTTACATACTACTTAATTCACATAGCTTTATAAAAAAAAACTACATGAATAAATATAACGAATCAATAATAAAAGGTACTATAAAAAAAGAGATTACATATAATATTACTGTCACTTTAGGAAAAAACAAAAAGTCGCAGATAAATTCAAAAACTCACACGCTAAAAGATTTTAAATTAATATTTCCTTCTGTAATTTTTTCAATAAAAGATTTTTTTAACTTCAACGAAAAAAAATACATACTATCTCTAATTGATAAATTTTCATTTATAGAAAATCCAAACATTATAGAAAATATAATAAATACTCTAAAACAATTAAAACTTAAGCATATCCTATTTGAAAAAAAGGATTTCAACACAATTAAAATAATAAATAAAAATATAACTACAAATATGCAAACAATACAGAGAAAAAGAAATAGTTCAATCCAAGCAATAAACTCATACCTTCAAAATCAAAACATAATACCTAAAAAAATACAAATACAATATAAACCTTTGTCCTTTGATGAAAAAATTGCTAACCTTGAAATACAAACTAAACACAACATATTTACACCTTACAAAGATTCAATTGAGATACTTCTTGACGAAAACAATATTTTTAGCTATTCTTCACTAGGTGAGAAGAAAATGATTTTATTTTCGTTAATAATGTCTTTAGTTGAACATTACAATAATCTAAACAAAGCACCTATTATTTTAATCGACGATTTAGAAGGAGATATCTCTAACACAAACTTACAAAAAATGATCGAAAAAATTATATTATTAAATAATCAAGTATTTATAACAACACTTGAAAATATCAATATAAAAAACGCAAACGTAATTGCTTTAAGTGGGGGTATATGACAGCTAATTATACAGCAGAATCTATAAAAATATTAAAAGGTTTAGAGGGTGTTAGAAAAAGACCAGCAATGTACATCGGAAATACTTCCAACGAAGGTCTTCATCATCTTATATATGAAATAGTAGATAATTCCATAGACGAAGCCATGGCAGGCTTTTGTAATAAAATAGATATTATTATACATAAAGATAGCTCTGTTACAGTTAAAGATAACGGTAGGGGAATACCTACAGAAATGCACAAAGAAGAAAATATTCCAGCGGCTACACTAGTACTAACCACACTACACTCAGGTGGTAAATTCGATAACAAAAGCTATAAAGTATCAGGCGGTTTGCACGGCGTAGGCATAAGCGTGGTAAATGCCCTATCATCGTATTTAAAAATTGAGATTCACAGAGAAAGTTTCATTTTTAAGCAAGAGTTTACAAGAGGCATCGCAATAAATAATTTAAAAACTATAGGCACTTGCAGTGACACCGGTACTATTGTTACATTTAAACCTGACGATTTAATTTTTAGTACAACAGAATTTAACTACGAAATATTAGAAAAAAGACTTCAAGAACTAGCTTTTTTGAATAAAAATGTCACAATAAATATCGAAGACGAAAGAACAAACAAACATAGCGCTTTTTATTATCAAAATGGCATCGTGGATTTTATTAATCATTTGTGTAAAAATAAGGAACCTCTACTTGAGAATCCTATTTTAATAAGTGTAAATTACGAAAATACGCAACTTGAATGTACATTTACATATACCAAAAACTATGAATCAAATATTCTGTCATTTGCAAACTCTATATTAACACAAGAAGGTGGAACCCACCTTTCTATTTTTAAAACTGTGCTAACAAAAGCGATAAATAATTATGCCAAAAAAAATAATACATTAAAAAATATCACACTAACTGGAGAAGATTGTAGAGAAGGCTTAATTGGTATAATTTCCATTAGATTACCAAACCCAGAATTTGAAGGTCAAACAAAAACAAAATTAGGAAACCTAGATACAAAAGGTCAACTTCAAAGTTTACTGTATGACAAAATAAGCGATTTCCTAGAAGAACACCCTAGCGTTGCTAAAGTTATTTTAGAAAAAGCATCACTAGCTTACAACGCAAGAGAGGCTGCAAAAAGCGCGCGTGAGTTAGTACGTAGAAAAACGGTTTTTGAAACAAAAAACTTACCTGGAAAACTTGCCGACTGCCAAGAAAAAGATCCAGAAAAAACGGAGATTTTTATTGTTGAAGGCGATTCAGCTGGAGGCAGCGCAAAACAAGCAAGAGACAGAAAGTACCAGGCAATACTTCCTATTAAAGGCAAAATTCTAAATACTGAAAAGTCAAATTTGCACAAAATTCTATCAAATGAAGAAATAAAAAGCATTGTTGCAGCAATTGGATGCAATATAGACAAAAACTTTAATATAAACGAGATAAGGTACCACAAGATCATTATTATGACAGATGCTGATGTTGATGGTAGCCATATTCAGACATTGCTCTTAACGTTCTTTTATAATTTTTTGCGCCCTATTATTGAGAAAGGTTTTTTATATATTGCTCAACCTCCGCTTTATAGAGTAAAGTACGATTCTAAAAGTAAATACTTTCAAGATGATAACGATTTAAGGTCTTTTTTGATAGATAGAGCATTAAAAAAGATTTCTTTTGATATAGATTTTAATTTAAAAGATTTGCTTTTGCGTTTCATAAACCTATCAAGCATATTTGAGCAATTTGAACAAGAAGAAAAACAAGAAAAATTCCTACACTACATAATTACAAATAACATAGATGCACAAAACCTTGTATCATACCTAAATAATATTAAGCTTGCATTAAATTTAGAAAAAATTGAAGAATTTGATACAAATATCAAGTGCTCTTATATTCAAGATAGGCAGCTAAAGGAGTTTTATATAGATAAATCGATATTCTCAAGCAAACTTTATGCGAAATTATCTGAACTTTATGAGCTTGAATCAAAAATTAAATTTCCAATAGTAGCTTTTAGTCAATTAAAGCAAGAAAACAACGATAAAAACAAGCTAGTCTTTAATAATTTAAGAAAGCTGTTTAATTACATAGATGAGATTTCAAAAAAAGGCATAGAAATACAGCGCTACAAAGGTTTAGGCGAGATGAACCCACAGCAGTTATGGGAAACTACAATGAACCCTCTAACGCGAACCATGCATCTTGTTACAATTGATGACTTTAATCAAACAAAAGAGATATTTGAGCTTTTAATGGGAGATAAGGTAGAGCCAAGAAGAAAATTTATTGAAGAAAATGCAAAATTAGCAAACCTGGATGTGTAGTATGAAAGACTTATTTGGAGAAATTATTCAAACAAATATTATAGATACAATGAAAAAATCCTACATTGACTACTCTATGAGTGTTATTGTAGGCAGAGCTTTGCCAGATGCAAGAGATGGTCTAAAGCCAGTACACAGAAGGATACTGTTTGCTGCAAGTGAACTGGATTTATTACACAATAAGCCTTATAAAAAAAGCGCGCGTGTTGTAGGTGATGTTATTGGTAAATACCACCCACATGGTGATACAAGCGTATATGATGCAATGGTTAGAATGAGTCAGGAGTTTACCATGAGGTATCCTCTAATAGATGGACAAGGCAACTTTGGCTCAATCGACGGCGACAGCCCAGCAGCAATGAGGTATACTGAAGTAAGATTATCGAAAATTGCAGAAGAACTATTAAAAGATTTAGATAAAGATACGGTTGATTTTCAGCCAAACTACGATGAAAGTTTAAAAGAACCATCTGTGCTGCCTTCTTTGATACCAAACCTCTTAATAAATGGCTCATCCGGGATAGCCGTCGGTATGGCAACAAATATTGCACCTCACAACTTAGGTGAAGTTATAGATGCTTTGCTTTATTACATAGATAGTAAAAGGAATGCTCAAGCCGAAGAGTTAATGCAGTTTATTAAAGGCCCTGATTTTCCAACAGGCGCTATAATAATGTGCGATTCACTTGAAGAAATATATAAAAAGGGTGCAGGAAAAATAAAGATACGCTCTTTGGCTAAAATTGAAAAAGTTGGTAATAAACACGTTATTATTGTAGAAGAAATACCATATCAAGTTAATAAAGCAAATCTAGTAAAGGATATAGCTCATCTTGTAAAAGACAAGCAAATTGAAGGCATAAGCGATTTAAGAGATGAATCAAACAAAGAAGGTATAAGGATTGTGATTGAAATAAAACCTTCAGAGCAACCAGAAGTGATTTTAAACAACCTCTACAAAATGAGCGATTTAGAGGTGAGTTTTAGTATAAATAATCTGTGTTTAGTTGATAATGTACCTAAGGTTTTATCCTTAAAAGAATATTTTAATGTATTTTTGGATTTTCGTGAGCAGGTAATTAAAAGACGCACAATTTATTTATTAAATATTGCAAAAGAGCGCATACATACACTTG
This window harbors:
- a CDS encoding molybdopterin-dependent oxidoreductase produces the protein MLLPKGQYLVKDFIDVTIEDTNTKTSNDLVLVYKDKQTILSHNQLLNLIDTKVNLDMHCVDGWSVLNNEFEGISLGKIINIMGVLNFEYIGLESNGGFKSFIYKDDCTDSFLCLKLNGNVLNKPRGFPIRFIAPKLYAYKWVKYLKKLTFTDKKPYGYWENRGYNARARVDLQERFEKD
- the dnaA gene encoding chromosomal replication initiator protein DnaA: MWDLFLDSFKKKLDIDDIETISLVEANSFNSELISLTIPNEEARQLLKTKYRKEFKETIEQIFDKIPKIELIIKKELKSNLNPRYQFSNFVVGPNNQLTYAASYAVSESLGKAYNPLFIYGGVGLGKTHILHAIGNHIKEKNQKKKVLYISSEEFTNELINSIQYKKMTQFRNKFRELDCLLIDDIQFISKKERTEEEFFHTFNALYENQKQIVMTSDKPPSEIKEIEDRLKSRFNWGLIVDIQPPELETRMAIIRKKAENYNLSLSDDIVEFLAKNFETNVREIEGIIVKINAYASLFKQTINIEFVETILQDVIERKQNTLNVENIQEVVAKHFNITKDTMLSGKRDKHIILPREIAIFLSRKLTQHSLSEIKIKFNMKSHATIINSCSKIEKEIEKSSQLKETIEKIEKNIKNV
- a CDS encoding AAA family ATPase produces the protein MYLDSISISNFRNYKYFTKTFSPQINIIKGTNASGKTNLLDSIYILLNSHSFIKKNYMNKYNESIIKGTIKKEITYNITVTLGKNKKSQINSKTHTLKDFKLIFPSVIFSIKDFFNFNEKKYILSLIDKFSFIENPNIIENIINTLKQLKLKHILFEKKDFNTIKIINKNITTNMQTIQRKRNSSIQAINSYLQNQNIIPKKIQIQYKPLSFDEKIANLEIQTKHNIFTPYKDSIEILLDENNIFSYSSLGEKKMILFSLIMSLVEHYNNLNKAPIILIDDLEGDISNTNLQKMIEKIILLNNQVFITTLENINIKNANVIALSGGI
- the gyrB gene encoding DNA topoisomerase (ATP-hydrolyzing) subunit B; amino-acid sequence: MTANYTAESIKILKGLEGVRKRPAMYIGNTSNEGLHHLIYEIVDNSIDEAMAGFCNKIDIIIHKDSSVTVKDNGRGIPTEMHKEENIPAATLVLTTLHSGGKFDNKSYKVSGGLHGVGISVVNALSSYLKIEIHRESFIFKQEFTRGIAINNLKTIGTCSDTGTIVTFKPDDLIFSTTEFNYEILEKRLQELAFLNKNVTINIEDERTNKHSAFYYQNGIVDFINHLCKNKEPLLENPILISVNYENTQLECTFTYTKNYESNILSFANSILTQEGGTHLSIFKTVLTKAINNYAKKNNTLKNITLTGEDCREGLIGIISIRLPNPEFEGQTKTKLGNLDTKGQLQSLLYDKISDFLEEHPSVAKVILEKASLAYNAREAAKSARELVRRKTVFETKNLPGKLADCQEKDPEKTEIFIVEGDSAGGSAKQARDRKYQAILPIKGKILNTEKSNLHKILSNEEIKSIVAAIGCNIDKNFNINEIRYHKIIIMTDADVDGSHIQTLLLTFFYNFLRPIIEKGFLYIAQPPLYRVKYDSKSKYFQDDNDLRSFLIDRALKKISFDIDFNLKDLLLRFINLSSIFEQFEQEEKQEKFLHYIITNNIDAQNLVSYLNNIKLALNLEKIEEFDTNIKCSYIQDRQLKEFYIDKSIFSSKLYAKLSELYELESKIKFPIVAFSQLKQENNDKNKLVFNNLRKLFNYIDEISKKGIEIQRYKGLGEMNPQQLWETTMNPLTRTMHLVTIDDFNQTKEIFELLMGDKVEPRRKFIEENAKLANLDV